The proteins below come from a single Brevundimonas sp. LM2 genomic window:
- a CDS encoding penicillin-binding protein 1A yields MAGVALLGGIALAGLVVAVYAAWLFHDLPDASELADYRPATATRVYAGDGTLIGEFSDERRIYVPYEQIPPLVVKAFLAAEDRNFFQHGGIDVSGLGRAMFKNVFNAATGRRLEGGSTITQQVAKNVLLTNESTLGRKLKEAILSSRLETTLSKEQILELYLNEIFLGYRSYGVASAAYNYFGKSLDQLTPDQAAFLAALPKGPNNYHPKRHPAAAKGRRDWVLGEMAQNGFITQAEMTEGQARPLNAQDAPRRAAYQDADFFVEEARRQARANPDFGDQLNAGGFYMRTTLDPSLQTAARDALMRGLENYDRRHGWRGAWGTTDFAPGWQAVALRQAAPPERREWRAAAVESVSGNTVRIRTARDDETGTLIAADAAWANANRPLKRGDLIFVEPRAGQYALKQVPLVNGAMVAIEPQSGRVLAMVGGYSYALSSFNRATQAQRQPGSAFKPFVYAAALEGDFTPASIVVDGPISFAGGPNGGRWTPENYSRRYYGPSTLRRGLELSRNVMTVRLADSIGMKKVVDLAARMGVASNLQPNLSVSLGAGEVTPYNLTAAYAAFVNGGRRVNPYLIEYVQDRDGETIFRADPRRCRDCGRAFSGQASPFLEPRGTQVIDPITAYQISSMLEGVVQRGTAASAASLGRWVGGKTGTTNEYRSAWFVGFTTDIVVGVFIGFDDNRSLGSGEAGASAAVPVFIDFMQDALKVRPARPFVRPPNAVFRDVNGIEEAFRPGTERRREEERQVRDVAAPVGPQNYNDVIRREAEADAGPAPGLNAQPTAPPPPQRAEPAEDLSGLY; encoded by the coding sequence ATGGCGGGCGTCGCCTTGCTGGGCGGGATCGCCCTGGCCGGGCTGGTCGTCGCCGTCTATGCGGCCTGGCTGTTCCATGACCTGCCGGACGCGTCGGAGTTGGCCGACTATCGCCCCGCGACGGCGACGCGGGTCTATGCCGGGGACGGGACGCTGATCGGCGAGTTCTCGGACGAGCGCCGCATCTATGTGCCCTATGAGCAGATCCCACCCCTGGTGGTGAAGGCCTTCCTGGCGGCGGAGGATCGCAATTTCTTCCAGCACGGGGGCATCGACGTCTCGGGACTGGGCCGGGCCATGTTCAAGAACGTGTTCAACGCCGCGACGGGGCGGCGGCTGGAAGGCGGCTCGACCATCACCCAGCAGGTGGCCAAGAACGTTCTGCTGACCAACGAATCCACACTTGGCCGCAAGCTTAAGGAGGCGATCCTCTCCAGCCGGCTGGAGACGACCCTGTCCAAGGAGCAGATCCTCGAGCTGTATCTGAACGAGATCTTTCTGGGCTACCGGTCGTACGGCGTGGCCTCGGCGGCCTACAACTATTTCGGCAAGTCGCTGGATCAGCTGACGCCGGATCAGGCCGCCTTCCTGGCGGCCCTGCCCAAGGGACCGAACAACTACCACCCCAAACGCCACCCGGCCGCCGCCAAGGGCCGCCGGGACTGGGTGCTGGGCGAGATGGCCCAGAACGGTTTCATCACCCAGGCCGAAATGACAGAAGGCCAGGCCCGACCGCTGAACGCGCAGGACGCCCCGCGTCGGGCCGCCTATCAGGACGCCGACTTCTTCGTCGAGGAGGCCCGCCGGCAGGCCCGGGCCAACCCGGACTTCGGTGACCAGTTGAACGCCGGCGGCTTCTATATGCGGACGACGCTGGACCCGTCGCTGCAGACCGCGGCGCGCGACGCCCTGATGCGGGGGCTGGAGAACTACGACCGTCGGCATGGCTGGCGCGGGGCCTGGGGCACGACCGACTTCGCCCCGGGATGGCAGGCCGTCGCCCTGCGTCAGGCGGCCCCGCCCGAGCGCCGCGAATGGCGCGCCGCGGCCGTGGAAAGCGTCTCGGGCAATACGGTGCGCATCCGCACGGCCCGCGATGACGAGACCGGAACCCTGATCGCGGCCGATGCGGCCTGGGCCAATGCCAACCGCCCGCTGAAGCGCGGCGACCTGATCTTCGTCGAGCCCCGCGCCGGCCAGTACGCGCTGAAACAGGTGCCCCTGGTCAACGGTGCCATGGTGGCGATCGAACCGCAGTCCGGCCGCGTGCTGGCCATGGTCGGCGGCTATTCCTATGCGCTGTCCAGCTTCAACCGGGCGACCCAGGCCCAGCGCCAGCCGGGTTCCGCCTTCAAGCCGTTCGTCTATGCCGCCGCCCTGGAGGGGGACTTCACCCCGGCCTCGATCGTGGTCGACGGACCGATCAGCTTCGCGGGCGGACCCAATGGCGGGCGCTGGACCCCGGAGAACTACAGCCGCCGCTACTATGGCCCCTCGACGCTGCGTCGGGGCCTGGAGCTGTCGCGCAACGTCATGACCGTAAGGCTGGCGGACAGCATCGGCATGAAGAAGGTCGTCGACCTGGCCGCACGGATGGGCGTGGCCAGCAACCTGCAGCCCAATCTGTCGGTGTCGCTGGGGGCGGGGGAGGTCACACCCTACAATCTGACGGCCGCTTATGCGGCCTTCGTGAACGGTGGGCGGAGGGTCAATCCCTATCTGATCGAATATGTGCAGGACCGGGACGGGGAGACCATCTTCCGGGCCGATCCGCGTCGTTGCCGCGACTGCGGGCGTGCCTTCTCGGGCCAGGCCTCGCCCTTCCTCGAACCGCGCGGAACCCAGGTCATCGATCCGATCACCGCCTATCAGATCAGCTCGATGCTGGAAGGCGTCGTACAGCGCGGGACGGCGGCGAGCGCCGCCAGTCTGGGCCGCTGGGTCGGCGGCAAGACCGGTACGACCAACGAGTATCGCTCGGCCTGGTTCGTCGGGTTCACCACCGATATCGTCGTTGGGGTCTTCATCGGCTTCGACGACAACCGCTCGCTGGGGTCCGGCGAGGCCGGGGCATCGGCCGCCGTGCCGGTGTTCATCGATTTCATGCAGGACGCGCTGAAGGTGCGTCCGGCTCGGCCCTTCGTGCGCCCGCCCAATGCGGTCTTCCGCGACGTGAACGGTATCGAGGAAGCCTTCCGGCCCGGTACCGAGCGGCGCCGCGAGGAGGAGCGGCAGGTCCGCGACGTCGCCGCTCCGGTCGGACCCCAGAACTACAACGACGTGATCCGTCGGGAGGCCGAAGCCGACGCCGGGCCCGCGCCGGGCCTGAACGCTCAGCCAACGGCGCCACCACCCCCGCAACGCGCGGAGCCGGCCGAGGACCTGAGCGGGTTGTACTAG
- the prfB gene encoding peptide chain release factor 2 (programmed frameshift), translating into MRPDVEAMKADIEQSVALLRRRLDWDVANRKLDELNARVEDPTLWNDPDAAQAVSRERSRLKTQIDTVLEMESGLEDGVMLADMADEEGDAATLEEARATLKAIKDRAARAELEALLSGEADGNDAYLEVNSGAGGTESCDWAGMLLRMYSRWAKAHGYEVEIEASEDGDQAGIKSATILVSGPNAYGWLKSESGVHRLVRISPYDAAAKRHTSFASVGVSPVVDDTIEIDINPADVRTDTYRASGSGGQHINKTDSAVRLTHIPTNTVVACQAGRSQHQNREQAWKMLRGRLYELELQKREAAAQALADAKTDIGWGHQIRSYVLQPYQMVKDLRTEVETSDTQGVLDGDLDAFMGAALAARVGETRGSTVD; encoded by the exons ATGAGACCGGATGTCGAGGCCATGAAGGCCGACATCGAGCAGAGCGTCGCTCTGCTCAGGAGGCGTCTT GACTGGGATGTCGCCAATCGAAAGCTCGATGAGCTGAACGCGCGGGTCGAGGACCCGACGCTGTGGAACGACCCCGACGCCGCCCAGGCCGTCAGCCGCGAACGCTCGCGACTGAAGACCCAGATCGACACCGTCCTGGAGATGGAGTCCGGTCTGGAGGACGGCGTCATGCTGGCCGACATGGCCGATGAGGAGGGCGACGCCGCGACGCTGGAAGAGGCGCGCGCGACGCTGAAAGCCATCAAGGACCGCGCGGCCCGGGCCGAGCTGGAGGCCCTGCTGTCGGGCGAGGCGGACGGCAACGACGCCTATCTGGAGGTCAACTCCGGCGCCGGCGGCACCGAGAGCTGCGACTGGGCCGGCATGCTGCTGCGGATGTATTCCCGCTGGGCCAAGGCCCATGGCTATGAGGTCGAGATCGAGGCGTCGGAAGACGGCGATCAGGCGGGCATCAAGTCGGCGACCATCCTGGTCAGCGGTCCGAACGCCTATGGCTGGCTGAAGTCGGAGTCGGGGGTGCACCGGCTGGTGCGGATCAGCCCCTATGACGCGGCGGCCAAGCGGCACACCTCGTTCGCCTCGGTGGGGGTCTCGCCGGTGGTGGACGACACGATCGAGATCGACATCAATCCGGCCGACGTGCGCACCGATACCTACCGGGCGTCCGGGTCGGGCGGTCAGCACATCAACAAGACGGACTCGGCCGTGCGCCTGACGCACATCCCGACCAACACCGTCGTGGCCTGCCAGGCCGGGCGCTCGCAGCACCAGAACCGGGAACAGGCCTGGAAGATGCTGCGGGGCCGACTGTATGAGCTGGAGCTGCAGAAGCGCGAGGCGGCGGCCCAGGCCCTGGCGGACGCCAAGACCGACATCGGCTGGGGTCACCAGATCCGCAGCTACGTCCTCCAGCCCTATCAGATGGTCAAGGACCTGAGGACCGAGGTCGAGACCTCGGACACCCAGGGGGTGCTGGACGGCGATCTGGACGCCTTCATGGGGGCGGCCCTCGCCGCCCGGGTCGGCGAGACGCGCGGCTCGACGGTGGATTGA
- a CDS encoding polymer-forming cytoskeletal protein: MPIPPLPDLPSPGMNRSVAPSAAPSPIASSRGLSTLSSDLQFEGHVTGAGDLQVDGAVKGDVRVGRLIVGETGAIEGNVTADYLEVRGRIVGGVTGKQVKLVSTAYVDGDITAEQLSIDIGAYFQGRVLQSRRDTPAPVAPAPRPTPVAVATPPVAAPTPVAATAPAPQVIDLKPA; this comes from the coding sequence ATGCCCATCCCCCCGCTGCCTGACCTGCCGTCGCCGGGCATGAACCGTTCGGTCGCCCCGTCGGCCGCACCCTCCCCGATCGCCTCGTCGCGCGGCCTGTCGACCCTGTCGTCGGATCTGCAGTTCGAGGGCCATGTGACCGGCGCCGGCGACCTGCAGGTCGATGGCGCGGTCAAGGGCGACGTCCGCGTCGGCCGTCTGATCGTCGGCGAGACTGGCGCCATCGAGGGCAATGTGACCGCAGACTATCTGGAGGTCCGCGGCCGTATCGTCGGCGGCGTGACCGGCAAGCAGGTCAAGCTGGTCTCGACAGCCTATGTCGACGGCGACATCACCGCCGAACAACTGTCGATCGATATCGGGGCCTATTTCCAGGGTCGCGTGCTGCAGAGCCGCCGCGACACCCCCGCCCCGGTGGCTCCCGCCCCCCGGCCGACGCCGGTTGCGGTCGCGACGCCGCCGGTCGCCGCTCCGACGCCGGTCGCCGCCACAGCGCCCGCACCTCAGGTCATCGATCTGAAGCCGGCCTGA
- a CDS encoding peptidoglycan DD-metalloendopeptidase family protein, which produces MAEDKGAVRLSWIELWFPERHIYLRTQSETRGYVLTSGRQILLTLCGVILAGWTLVASGGFIFDLVTRSRADAEVVRARAASERLNADLQARLETAVVRMSATTGGLDEMAGLVERRHAALTQVMSLFRGVDGAETVLVPATPPAAGQAAPVQRIVAVRMDQERLIERAGDFAQTRAERLRLAFRLAGLNPAVYGARGSALGGPLIEARDPKALATILDVDEPFAVRIRHAADNLTEMRRLADAAEGLPFDRPTQARTTSGFGVRFDPFNGRPAVHQGQDFAAPLNSPIHATAPGVVSYAGVRSGYGNTIEIDHGHGFKTRFAHLNTLAVQPGQRVALGQRIGAMGTTGRSTGVHLHYEVWMDGRPQNPARFFRAGDQIVQ; this is translated from the coding sequence ATGGCGGAAGATAAGGGAGCGGTCAGGCTCTCCTGGATCGAACTCTGGTTTCCGGAACGCCACATCTACCTCCGCACCCAGAGCGAGACGCGCGGCTATGTTCTGACCAGCGGTCGGCAGATCCTTCTGACTCTGTGCGGCGTCATCCTGGCCGGCTGGACCCTGGTGGCGTCCGGGGGTTTCATTTTCGACCTGGTGACCCGAAGCCGCGCCGATGCCGAGGTGGTCCGCGCCCGCGCCGCGTCCGAACGGCTCAACGCAGACCTCCAGGCGCGATTGGAGACCGCCGTGGTGCGGATGTCGGCCACGACCGGCGGACTGGATGAGATGGCCGGCTTGGTCGAACGCCGCCACGCCGCCCTGACCCAGGTGATGAGCCTGTTTCGCGGCGTGGACGGCGCCGAGACCGTCCTGGTCCCGGCGACGCCGCCGGCCGCGGGCCAGGCCGCCCCGGTTCAGCGCATCGTGGCCGTCAGGATGGACCAGGAGCGGCTCATCGAGCGCGCGGGCGACTTTGCCCAGACCCGGGCCGAGCGGCTTCGCCTGGCCTTCCGCCTGGCGGGCCTGAACCCCGCCGTCTATGGGGCACGCGGCTCGGCCCTGGGCGGGCCGCTGATCGAGGCTCGGGATCCCAAGGCCCTGGCCACCATCCTGGACGTCGACGAGCCTTTCGCCGTCCGTATCCGCCATGCCGCCGACAACCTGACCGAAATGCGTCGTCTGGCCGACGCGGCCGAAGGCCTGCCGTTCGATCGCCCGACCCAGGCCCGCACCACCTCCGGTTTCGGCGTGCGGTTCGATCCCTTCAACGGTCGACCGGCCGTCCATCAGGGTCAGGACTTCGCCGCGCCTCTGAACAGCCCCATCCACGCGACGGCTCCGGGCGTCGTTTCGTACGCTGGCGTACGTTCAGGGTATGGCAATACCATTGAGATAGACCACGGGCACGGTTTCAAGACTCGTTTCGCTCACCTTAACACCCTGGCGGTCCAGCCGGGTCAGCGCGTCGCGCTGGGCCAGCGGATCGGTGCCATGGGCACGACCGGTCGCTCCACCGGCGTTCACCTGCACTATGAGGTGTGGATGGATGGCCGACCCCAGAACCCAGCACGCTTCTTCCGAGCAGGAGACCAAATTGTTCAATAA
- a CDS encoding peroxiredoxin translates to MTDITEGSKAPALDLPAGGSGRATLAGPTVLYFYPKADTPGCTSEARDFSDHAEAFAAAGVTVIGVSKDPVKKLERFKAKYDLKVILASDEAADACETWGVWVEKSMYGKTYMGIQRATFLIDADGIVRNVWPKVSVKGHAEAVLAATNGLTG, encoded by the coding sequence ATGACCGACATCACCGAAGGCTCGAAGGCCCCGGCGCTTGACCTCCCCGCCGGTGGGAGTGGCCGCGCCACCCTGGCCGGCCCCACGGTGCTGTATTTCTATCCCAAGGCCGACACGCCGGGCTGCACCAGTGAGGCCAGGGATTTCTCGGACCATGCCGAGGCCTTCGCGGCGGCGGGCGTGACCGTCATCGGCGTGTCCAAGGACCCGGTGAAGAAGCTGGAGCGGTTCAAGGCCAAGTACGATCTCAAGGTCATTCTCGCCTCGGATGAGGCGGCGGACGCCTGCGAAACCTGGGGCGTCTGGGTCGAGAAGAGCATGTACGGCAAGACCTATATGGGCATCCAGCGCGCCACCTTCCTGATCGACGCGGACGGCATCGTCCGCAACGTCTGGCCCAAGGTGTCCGTCAAGGGCCATGCCGAGGCCGTCCTCGCCGCCACGAACGGGCTCACCGGCTGA
- the tyrS gene encoding tyrosine--tRNA ligase, whose protein sequence is MTDAAFQSDFLQTMQARGYIHQITHPVELDAAAQAGVVTGYIGFDVTAPSLHVGHLIQIMLLRRLQQAGHRPIVIMGGGTTKVGDPTGKDASRPHLTDATIAANMASIKGTFERFLTFGDGPSDAIMIDNDTWLSTYGYIQFLRDYGTHFTVNRMLAFDSVKQRLEREQPMTFLEFNYMLMQSVDFLELNRRHNCLLQMGGSDQWGNIVSGVDLVRRVDQKPAFGLTTPLLTTASGAKMGKTVGGAVWLNADALSPYDYWQYWRNTEDGDVARFMRLFTDLPLDQIAAFEALEGAEINEAKKALADATTTILHGAEAAAAARAAAEGAFERGTLSSDLPTIDLPSAEVIGAMLAAVATRAGLTASNGEARRLAQGGGLRLNDEAIADGARLIEAADVNADGVLKLAAGKKKFMLVRPV, encoded by the coding sequence ATGACCGACGCCGCCTTCCAGTCCGACTTCCTCCAGACCATGCAGGCGCGCGGCTATATCCATCAGATCACCCATCCGGTCGAACTGGACGCGGCGGCCCAGGCCGGCGTGGTCACGGGTTACATCGGGTTCGACGTCACGGCCCCCAGCCTGCATGTCGGCCACCTGATCCAGATCATGCTGCTGCGTCGGCTGCAGCAGGCGGGGCACAGGCCGATCGTCATCATGGGCGGCGGCACGACCAAGGTCGGCGACCCGACCGGCAAGGACGCCTCGCGCCCCCACCTGACCGACGCGACGATCGCCGCCAACATGGCCTCGATCAAGGGCACGTTCGAACGCTTCCTGACCTTCGGCGACGGACCGTCGGACGCGATCATGATCGACAACGACACCTGGCTGTCGACCTATGGCTACATCCAGTTCCTGCGCGACTACGGCACCCATTTCACCGTCAACCGCATGCTGGCCTTCGACTCGGTCAAGCAGCGGCTGGAACGCGAACAGCCGATGACCTTCCTCGAGTTCAACTACATGCTGATGCAGTCGGTGGACTTCCTGGAACTGAACCGTCGCCACAACTGCCTGCTGCAGATGGGCGGATCGGACCAGTGGGGCAATATCGTCTCCGGCGTCGACCTGGTCCGCCGGGTGGATCAGAAGCCCGCCTTCGGCCTGACCACCCCCCTGCTGACCACGGCCTCGGGGGCCAAGATGGGCAAGACGGTCGGCGGCGCGGTCTGGCTGAACGCCGACGCCCTGTCGCCCTACGACTACTGGCAGTACTGGCGGAATACGGAGGACGGCGACGTCGCCCGCTTCATGCGCCTGTTCACCGACCTGCCGCTGGACCAGATCGCGGCCTTCGAGGCGCTGGAGGGGGCCGAGATCAACGAGGCCAAGAAGGCCCTGGCCGACGCCACGACCACCATTCTGCACGGGGCCGAGGCCGCAGCCGCCGCCCGCGCCGCCGCGGAGGGGGCGTTCGAACGGGGCACGCTCTCCAGCGACCTGCCGACCATCGACCTGCCGTCCGCCGAGGTGATCGGGGCCATGCTGGCCGCCGTCGCCACGCGGGCGGGCCTGACCGCCTCCAACGGCGAGGCCCGGCGTCTGGCCCAGGGCGGGGGCCTGCGACTGAATGACGAGGCGATCGCCGACGGCGCGCGTCTTATCGAGGCTGCGGACGTCAATGCGGACGGCGTCCTGAAGCTGGCCGCGGGCAAGAAGAAATTCATGCTCGTTCGCCCCGTCTGA
- a CDS encoding DOMON-like domain-containing protein — protein sequence MLEVRLKPHSASPESPIDALTVQLERDGLSLWLRFIAEGQMPEVVWPGPAASGRADDLWRHTCFEAFVQADDGYVEYNASPSGQWATYRFDSPRQGMRNALEVATPGLLDLAWDRLALETRIELPNGATRLGLSAVIEAVGGSISYWALAHPSDKPDFHHPDSFILDLP from the coding sequence ATGCTGGAAGTCCGACTGAAGCCGCATTCGGCGTCGCCGGAGAGCCCGATCGATGCTCTGACCGTGCAGCTTGAGCGCGACGGCCTGTCCCTGTGGCTGCGCTTCATCGCGGAAGGGCAAATGCCCGAGGTGGTCTGGCCGGGGCCTGCCGCGTCGGGGCGCGCTGATGACCTGTGGCGTCACACCTGTTTCGAGGCTTTTGTGCAGGCCGATGACGGCTATGTCGAATACAACGCGTCGCCATCGGGCCAGTGGGCAACCTATCGCTTCGACTCCCCACGCCAGGGTATGCGGAATGCCCTCGAGGTCGCGACGCCCGGCCTACTGGATTTGGCGTGGGATAGGCTGGCGCTGGAGACGCGAATCGAGCTGCCAAACGGCGCGACGCGACTGGGCCTCTCGGCGGTCATCGAGGCAGTCGGCGGCAGCATCTCCTACTGGGCGCTGGCCCATCCGTCCGATAAGCCGGACTTCCATCATCCCGATTCCTTCATTCTGGACCTGCCATGA